Genomic window (Stenotrophomonas maltophilia):
CCTTGTGGTACTTGTCCAGCTCGTCCAGCTGCTGCGCGTACTGCTTGCTGGTATAGCCGTTGCCATTGTTGGCGCTGGCATTGCGGTCGTTCAGCGCTGACAGCCGGCGGTCGTACTCTTCCTTGAGCTGCAGTTGGCGGCGCATGCGCTCCATCTGCTCACTGCCCGTGCCGATGCCGGCCAGGTCGATCGCATTGGCCTGCTGCTGGGTAACGGCAGCCTCATTCAGCTCCTTCTGGAGCCGCAGCATGTCCTGTGCGGCCTTCTTCGCCGATTCCTGCGCCGCCAGAGCCTTACCCTGAGCAACCGCCTCTTCAAGCAGCGCCTTTACGCGCGTCTGCTCCGCCTCGCTCAGCTTGCTCTTGGCCGAGGCCATCTCGTTCGTAACGACCACCTGCAGCTTCTGCGCCGCCGTCATATCGTCGGTCAGGCCCATCTGCTCCTTATCCAGAGCGATCTGCCGCTTGATCCGATCCATGATCGAGGTGTACTGGTTCTCCTCGACCTTGTCGGCGGCAATGCCAGCGCGGGTGGCCGCAGCGCTAGCCTTCTTCTCTTCCTTCGCCTCCTTGTCCGCCGCAGCTTTATCCCTGGTGAGGCGAATGTACTCCCCACCCGTGCGGATCATCTCCTGTACCTTTGGATCAGCCTGATTGCTGAAATCTACACCGCTCTTGGCCTCGGCTCGGAACCAATCACGCACGTCCAAAGTGGCCACCTGGCGCGCGCTCTTGCCAATGCGCTCGATCTGCCCGGGCAAGGTGGAGATCGCTTCGCGGATCTTTTGGCTTGCGGTGCTCGCGGCATTGCCCATGCCAGTAAGGGCATTGGCGTGGTCGCGGGCAGCGGCCGCACCGGTCACCTGCTTGCCGGTGAACTGGTCCAGCAACCCGCCCTGGCGCTGGTACTCCGTCGCGGCAGTCGCGGCAGCAGACGTTTGCTCCACGAAACTGGACGCGATGCGCTTGCCGGCCGGCGCCCCCTCCAGCAGCTTGGCATTGGCTGCAGCAACGGAACTGGCGAAATCGTCAGCGGTGATCTTGCCCGCCTGCAGCTGCTCCCGGAGGCCACGAACCTCGGTTGCATAGTTTCGGAACGGAATGCCGCCCACCTCCGAGCTGGCGGTGCCCACCATGCGATCAATCGCTGCGGCCAGATCGCCGTAGGTCTCCTTCATGTCACCCTGCAGGCGCAGGATTTGACCCGCCTGCATCTGTGGGTTCAGCTCGCGGAACTTCTTGATCGTCTCATCGGCAGTGCCATTGAAGTCGATCAGCGCGCGCTCGGCGTGGTTCGTGTTGTCCCTGAAAGCCAGCCAGCTGGCCGCCGTGGTGCCAACCATGAAGGCCAGGCCGAGCGGTCCCCCGAAGAAGCTGAGCGCGCTCTTGGCAGCCAGCCCCATGCTACTGGCCGTCGCTGCGACGCCTTGTTGAGCCACCGTGAGCCCATCCAGCGCTACCTTGAGCTGCCTGGCTGCGATGGCGCGGTTTGCATCGGCGGCGATGCTCCCGCCGTAGGCCGCTGCCCTTCGAACCTCCATCTCGGCAGAAACAAGGTCGGCACGAGCCTTTCTCACCTGGGCAGCGGCTGCGGTTTCGGCCGCCATCGCTTGCTCCAGCATCGCCTGCCGGGTTGCTTTGAGGCCTCGGACCCATTCGGCAGCTTGGCCGCCCAGCTTCACCGCCGCAAACGATCCCAGTAGGCCAGTGGCCACCGGGAGAATGGTGTTCATGTTCTCGAGCACCGCCGTGGTTCCGCGCAGGCCCGCCGCTACTGTCTCTGAGAATGCCCCCTCGCCCAGCTCGTTCTTCATGTCCCGCCAGGCGTTCCCGACACGGTTCGCCTCGGCCTGGATCGACTTCGAAGCGTCCTGCCAGCCGGTGGACATTTCGTTGAGTGCCTGGATCATGGCCGGGGTGAACTTTTTGGCGTCCAGCAGGCCCCCCTGCAGCAGCTGGTCAAACGATTTGCCGGCCAGGTCGGTGCCCTCGGTCATCTTGAGCACTGCCTGCTGGAAGCGAGGCACCACACCAGGGAGCGCTTCGCCCAACTGCTGCCGCAGTTCCTCTGCTTGAAACTTGCCCTTGCCGAACGACTGCGAAAGCGCAGTGATCGCGCGTGACACCTGGTCGGTAGACAGGTGCATGGCCGTGGCGGAGCGCGACAGG
Coding sequences:
- a CDS encoding phage tail tape measure protein, with amino-acid sequence MTSTAATIDVQLRASTAAYRAGMVDAARVTNQNLGQIRKEAAQTATSIANLNRAAVAFVGFQSIRSGVSALVDARKEFEAMQNALRGATGSTAVAQDAYAFVAATAKDLGLDLKTAADGFTQLTASATPNGVAMSTQRELFIGLSRSATAMHLSTDQVSRAITALSQSFGKGKFQAEELRQQLGEALPGVVPRFQQAVLKMTEGTDLAGKSFDQLLQGGLLDAKKFTPAMIQALNEMSTGWQDASKSIQAEANRVGNAWRDMKNELGEGAFSETVAAGLRGTTAVLENMNTILPVATGLLGSFAAVKLGGQAAEWVRGLKATRQAMLEQAMAAETAAAAQVRKARADLVSAEMEVRRAAAYGGSIAADANRAIAARQLKVALDGLTVAQQGVAATASSMGLAAKSALSFFGGPLGLAFMVGTTAASWLAFRDNTNHAERALIDFNGTADETIKKFRELNPQMQAGQILRLQGDMKETYGDLAAAIDRMVGTASSEVGGIPFRNYATEVRGLREQLQAGKITADDFASSVAAANAKLLEGAPAGKRIASSFVEQTSAAATAATEYQRQGGLLDQFTGKQVTGAAAARDHANALTGMGNAASTASQKIREAISTLPGQIERIGKSARQVATLDVRDWFRAEAKSGVDFSNQADPKVQEMIRTGGEYIRLTRDKAAADKEAKEEKKASAAATRAGIAADKVEENQYTSIMDRIKRQIALDKEQMGLTDDMTAAQKLQVVVTNEMASAKSKLSEAEQTRVKALLEEAVAQGKALAAQESAKKAAQDMLRLQKELNEAAVTQQQANAIDLAGIGTGSEQMERMRRQLQLKEEYDRRLSALNDRNASANNGNGYTSKQYAQQLDELDKYHKEALQREAQYQADRQTSITNWSLGAYRAFEDYRSQAANAAELSNQAFTNAFQGMEDALVNFAMTGKLSFSQLANSIIADLARIAAKQAMSALFSAGFNAFAGPVGAVERERIQIPGFDGGGFTGYGGRLEPAGLVHKGEGVLNQDDKRALGGPSAFHALRAALRRGYDAGGIGGQVPARVALSGRQAGQGGPFVEIHNYSGSKVQQREESQTLPDGSEIRKLIVQIGNEELDGGSWGRVGQARYGWQDVLG